A window from Sinorhizobium fredii encodes these proteins:
- a CDS encoding N-formylglutamate amidohydrolase, with protein sequence MRHFSPYEVIGGKRESGLVLLADHAMNRLPPEYGRLGLADSAFERHIAYDIGIEPLVRQLSAALEAPAVLGCFSRLLIDPNRGEDDPTLIMKISDGAVIPGNHPITDEEWQNRLNRFHRPYHEAASQTIAEAAAASGKAPLVISLHSFTPAWKGIARPWHAAVLWDNDPRAVFPLIERLESAGDIVVGNNEPYDGALRGDTMYRHCMVPGIAHALIEVRQDLISDMAGVTAWAERLAPILAELNDMPALHAYQRYPSRTGAYDG encoded by the coding sequence ATGCGGCACTTCTCCCCCTATGAAGTCATCGGCGGCAAGCGCGAAAGCGGCCTCGTCCTTCTGGCCGACCACGCCATGAACCGGCTTCCCCCGGAATACGGGCGACTCGGCCTTGCCGACAGCGCCTTCGAACGCCACATCGCCTATGATATCGGCATCGAGCCATTGGTGCGGCAATTGTCGGCGGCCCTCGAAGCACCGGCAGTCCTCGGCTGCTTCTCGCGTCTGCTGATCGACCCAAACCGCGGTGAGGACGATCCGACGCTGATCATGAAGATCTCGGACGGCGCCGTCATTCCGGGCAACCACCCGATCACCGACGAGGAATGGCAGAACCGGCTGAACCGGTTCCACCGGCCCTACCACGAGGCGGCCTCGCAAACGATCGCCGAGGCCGCTGCGGCGAGCGGAAAGGCGCCTCTGGTGATCTCGCTGCATTCCTTCACGCCTGCCTGGAAGGGTATCGCGCGCCCCTGGCACGCGGCGGTGCTCTGGGACAACGACCCCCGCGCCGTCTTTCCACTGATCGAAAGACTCGAGAGCGCCGGCGACATCGTCGTCGGCAACAACGAGCCCTATGACGGCGCGCTGAGGGGCGATACGATGTACCGCCATTGCATGGTGCCGGGCATCGCCCATGCCTTGATCGAGGTGAGACAGGACCTGATCTCCGACATGGCGGGCGTCACTGCCTGGGCCGAGCGGCTGGCGCCGATCCTCGCGGAGCTCAACGACATGCCGGCGCTCCACGCCTATCAGCGCTATCCTTCGCGAACCGGTGCCTATGATGGCTGA
- a CDS encoding DUF2312 domain-containing protein, whose amino-acid sequence MSDAQGFARDQLRAFIERIERLEEEKKTIADDIKDVYGEAKSMGFDTKILRKVISIRKQDADERMEQEAILDTYLQALGMVPAADEAA is encoded by the coding sequence ATGTCCGATGCTCAAGGCTTCGCACGCGATCAGCTTCGCGCTTTCATCGAACGGATCGAGCGGCTGGAAGAAGAAAAGAAGACGATCGCCGACGACATCAAGGATGTCTATGGTGAAGCCAAGTCGATGGGCTTCGACACGAAGATCCTGCGCAAGGTCATTTCGATCCGCAAGCAGGACGCCGACGAGCGCATGGAGCAGGAGGCAATCCTCGACACCTATCTGCAGGCACTGGGCATGGTTCCCGCCGCCGACGAGGCCGCTTAA
- a CDS encoding thiamine phosphate synthase, with amino-acid sequence MSNTDNRCRLVLIAPDMPDAAERAKILADALKGGDVASVIVPQYGLNETDFQRHAEALVPVIQQAGAAALIEGDTRAAGRAKADGLHIAAGADVLGEAIERHTPKMIVGGGNATDRHHALEIGELRPDYVFFGRTDGDIKPEAHPKNLALAEWWASMIEIPCIVMGGTDPQSALAVAETGAEFVALRLAVFAESGQAPSVVAAVNALLDEKAPRFED; translated from the coding sequence ATGAGCAATACCGATAACCGCTGCCGCCTTGTGCTGATCGCGCCCGACATGCCGGATGCCGCCGAGCGCGCGAAGATCCTTGCGGATGCGCTGAAAGGCGGCGACGTGGCCTCCGTCATTGTTCCGCAATATGGCCTCAACGAGACGGATTTCCAAAGGCACGCCGAGGCGCTGGTGCCGGTGATCCAGCAGGCGGGTGCGGCGGCGCTGATCGAAGGCGATACGCGGGCCGCCGGCCGAGCCAAGGCCGATGGTCTTCATATCGCCGCCGGTGCGGACGTGCTTGGCGAGGCGATCGAGCGGCATACGCCGAAGATGATCGTCGGCGGCGGCAATGCGACCGACCGCCACCACGCGCTCGAGATCGGCGAACTCCGGCCGGACTACGTGTTCTTCGGCCGCACCGACGGCGACATCAAGCCGGAAGCGCACCCGAAGAATCTGGCGCTCGCCGAATGGTGGGCATCGATGATCGAAATTCCCTGCATCGTCATGGGCGGCACCGATCCGCAGTCCGCGCTTGCAGTGGCCGAGACCGGCGCCGAGTTCGTCGCGCTGCGTCTCGCGGTCTTCGCCGAGTCGGGCCAGGCGCCCTCCGTGGTTGCCGCCGTCAACGCCTTGCTTGACGAAAAAGCGCCACGGTTTGAAGATTAG
- the ykgO gene encoding type B 50S ribosomal protein L36: MKIKNSLKSLKTRHRENRLVRRKGRVYIINKSNPRFKARQG, from the coding sequence ATGAAGATCAAGAATTCGCTCAAGTCGCTGAAGACCCGTCACCGCGAAAACCGCCTGGTTCGCCGCAAGGGTCGCGTCTACATCATCAACAAGTCGAACCCGCGTTTCAAGGCACGTCAGGGCTGA
- the pyk gene encoding pyruvate kinase — protein MRRNRKVKILATLGPASSEEQMIQKLHEVGADLFRINMSHASHEVMRTLIERIRSVEARCGRPIGILADLQGPKLRVGKFAEGKVELKIGQTFTLDNRDVPGDNTRVFLPHPEILEAVKPGDRLLIDDGKLHLRAEKTDGKSIVTTVVSGTRISDRKGVSLPDTLLGVGALTDKDRADLDAVLATGQVDWVALSFIQRPEDLAEVRKIARGRVGIMSKIEKPQAIERIDEIIELSDALMVARGDLGVEMPLESVPGLQKQLTRACRRAGKPVVVATQMLESMISSPVPTRAEVSDVATAVFEGADAVMLSAESASGEYPVEAVATMASIASNVERDPHYSGIIYAQRTPPEATGADAISLAAHQIAETLNLAAIVTYTSSGATGLRAARERPQVPVIALSPIVQTARRLSVVWGLHCVVTEDATDLDDMVNRACRIAVSEGFGKPGDRIIISAGVPLGTPGATNMLRIAYIGSDGRTGV, from the coding sequence ATGAGACGGAACAGAAAAGTCAAAATCCTCGCCACGCTCGGGCCGGCATCGTCCGAGGAGCAGATGATCCAGAAGCTGCACGAGGTGGGGGCCGACCTGTTCCGCATCAATATGAGCCACGCCAGCCATGAGGTCATGCGCACCCTCATCGAGCGGATTCGCAGTGTCGAAGCGCGCTGCGGCAGGCCGATCGGCATCCTTGCCGATCTGCAGGGCCCGAAGCTGCGCGTCGGCAAGTTCGCCGAAGGCAAGGTCGAGCTCAAGATCGGCCAGACTTTCACGCTCGACAACAGGGACGTGCCCGGCGACAACACGCGCGTCTTCCTTCCGCATCCGGAAATTCTCGAGGCGGTGAAGCCCGGCGACCGCTTGCTGATCGATGACGGCAAGCTGCATCTGCGCGCCGAGAAAACCGATGGCAAGAGCATCGTCACCACCGTGGTTTCCGGCACCAGGATTTCGGACCGCAAGGGCGTCAGCCTGCCCGATACGCTCCTCGGTGTCGGCGCACTGACCGATAAGGACCGTGCCGATCTCGACGCGGTACTTGCCACCGGCCAGGTCGATTGGGTGGCGCTTTCCTTCATCCAGCGCCCGGAGGATCTTGCCGAGGTCCGCAAGATCGCCCGCGGTCGGGTCGGGATCATGTCGAAGATCGAGAAGCCGCAGGCGATCGAACGCATCGACGAGATCATCGAGCTTTCGGACGCGCTCATGGTCGCGCGCGGCGATCTCGGTGTGGAGATGCCGCTCGAATCCGTGCCCGGCCTGCAGAAGCAACTGACGCGCGCCTGTCGGCGTGCCGGCAAGCCCGTCGTCGTCGCGACGCAGATGCTTGAATCGATGATCTCGTCGCCGGTGCCGACGCGCGCCGAGGTCTCGGACGTGGCGACCGCCGTGTTCGAAGGCGCCGATGCCGTCATGCTTTCGGCTGAATCGGCCTCCGGCGAATACCCGGTCGAGGCGGTCGCTACCATGGCCTCGATCGCCAGCAACGTCGAACGCGACCCGCATTATTCGGGCATCATCTACGCCCAGCGCACGCCGCCGGAGGCCACCGGCGCCGACGCCATCTCACTTGCGGCGCACCAGATCGCCGAGACGCTCAACCTGGCGGCGATCGTCACCTACACCTCGTCCGGCGCCACCGGCCTGCGCGCCGCGCGCGAACGCCCGCAGGTGCCGGTCATCGCCCTTTCGCCGATCGTCCAGACGGCCCGCCGCCTCTCGGTCGTCTGGGGTCTGCACTGCGTCGTCACCGAGGATGCGACCGACCTCGACGACATGGTCAATCGCGCCTGCCGCATTGCCGTTTCGGAAGGTTTCGGCAAACCCGGCGACCGGATCATCATCTCCGCCGGCGTGCCGCTCGGAACGCCCGGCGCCACCAACATGCTGCGCATCGCCTATATCGGCTCGGACGGACGTACCGGCGTATAA
- a CDS encoding alpha/beta fold hydrolase — MFLALLILAILILAAVAHSYWQARRIAARFPNSGELVDVGGFRMNCVHIRSHGTADLPPIVFIHGAGGNLLDQLHAFQPALDGRAEMLFVDRPGHGYSERGGPANARPDGQADAIVRLMDKRGLSRAIIVGHSFGAAIAASLALHHPDRTEGVVLLAPATHPWPGGVDWHITFAAMPFVGWLFASTAVIPIGLRRIDRVTQAIFSPNPRPKDYIANTAPHLVLRPATFLNNAVDVANLHAYVTQMSPRYAEISAPTVIITGDRDGIVLADIHSRSLASSIKGSELLWISNLGHKPDYVVTDLVVAAIEKISGKPHDLQEFARRAEARLRVEDPVEELAYTPVRPSEPI, encoded by the coding sequence ATGTTCCTTGCCCTTCTGATTCTCGCCATTCTCATTCTCGCCGCGGTCGCCCACAGCTATTGGCAGGCACGCAGGATTGCCGCTCGCTTCCCGAACAGCGGCGAACTGGTCGATGTCGGCGGTTTCCGCATGAACTGCGTCCACATCCGGTCCCACGGGACCGCGGATCTGCCGCCGATCGTCTTCATTCACGGAGCCGGAGGCAATCTTCTCGACCAATTGCACGCCTTCCAGCCGGCGCTCGATGGCCGTGCCGAGATGCTGTTCGTCGATCGGCCGGGACACGGCTATTCGGAGCGCGGCGGGCCGGCCAATGCCCGGCCGGACGGCCAGGCCGACGCCATTGTCCGGCTGATGGACAAGCGCGGCCTCTCCCGCGCAATCATCGTCGGCCACTCCTTCGGGGCCGCGATCGCCGCCAGCCTTGCGCTTCACCACCCGGACAGAACCGAAGGCGTCGTCCTGCTGGCGCCGGCGACGCATCCGTGGCCCGGAGGCGTCGACTGGCATATCACCTTCGCTGCCATGCCTTTTGTCGGCTGGCTGTTCGCCAGCACGGCCGTCATTCCGATCGGGCTGAGGCGCATCGACCGGGTGACGCAAGCCATATTCTCGCCCAATCCGCGCCCGAAGGACTACATCGCCAATACTGCGCCACACCTCGTCCTGAGGCCGGCCACCTTTCTCAACAATGCAGTCGATGTCGCCAATCTTCACGCTTACGTCACGCAGATGTCGCCGCGCTACGCGGAGATCTCCGCGCCGACCGTCATCATAACCGGTGACCGGGACGGCATCGTTTTGGCCGATATCCATTCCCGCAGCCTGGCGAGCTCAATCAAGGGATCGGAGCTGCTGTGGATCAGCAATCTGGGGCACAAGCCGGATTATGTCGTGACCGACCTCGTCGTCGCTGCCATCGAGAAGATCTCCGGAAAGCCGCACGACCTCCAGGAATTCGCAAGGCGGGCCGAAGCCCGCCTGAGAGTCGAGGACCCGGTCGAGGAACTCGCTTATACGCCGGTACGTCCGTCCGAGCCGATATAG
- a CDS encoding DUF1244 domain-containing protein, which yields MTELSEEQRIAFEAAAFRRLIEHLRERGDVQNIDLMNLAGFCRNCLSNWYREAAEASGISMTKDESREIVYGMPYEEWRALYQKDASAEQQAAFERNRPKE from the coding sequence ATGACCGAGCTCAGCGAGGAGCAGCGTATCGCGTTCGAGGCCGCGGCCTTCCGCCGGCTGATCGAGCATCTGCGCGAGCGCGGCGACGTCCAGAACATCGATCTGATGAACCTCGCCGGTTTTTGCCGCAACTGCCTCTCGAACTGGTACCGGGAAGCGGCCGAAGCCTCGGGCATATCGATGACCAAGGATGAATCGCGCGAGATCGTCTACGGCATGCCCTATGAGGAATGGCGCGCGCTTTATCAGAAGGACGCGTCCGCGGAGCAGCAGGCGGCGTTCGAGCGCAATCGCCCGAAGGAATAG
- a CDS encoding tetratricopeptide repeat protein — MLSRSPLKRSRFATLVVAVTLAALPARAEQPPAPADEGIVPKRGRITPFNGAALPEGAEKPAKGDTNAKPKKDDEKPSGGVNVIDRMGAELPALPAEKPFAGKVDEAYGAFQRGYYLTAMDLALPRAQLGDPAAQTLVASILEQGLGVARNPKDAAFWYGQAANNGDPAAMFKYALILMEGRYVKRDRKAADELMKKAADLGNAAAQFNYGQTLVADAPGQKGLKAAMPYYEKAAEQGIADAQYALSQIYLNVEGIDDGKRARAREWLARAARAGYDTAQLDMAIWLIEGIGGDRNLDEGFAWMKRAAEGGNVVAQNRLAHLLVNAIGTRPDPIEAAKWYVLSRRAGLKDDALEDFYLGLNDSQQKSALAAANKFRSS; from the coding sequence ATGCTGAGCCGATCCCCCCTGAAACGAAGCCGGTTCGCGACCCTTGTCGTCGCCGTCACTCTGGCCGCCTTGCCGGCTCGCGCCGAACAGCCGCCGGCACCTGCGGATGAGGGCATCGTCCCGAAACGGGGCCGGATCACACCCTTTAACGGTGCGGCGCTGCCGGAAGGCGCCGAAAAGCCGGCGAAGGGCGATACGAACGCCAAGCCCAAGAAAGACGACGAAAAACCCTCCGGAGGCGTCAACGTAATCGACCGCATGGGGGCCGAACTTCCGGCGCTTCCGGCCGAAAAGCCGTTCGCCGGCAAGGTGGACGAGGCCTATGGAGCCTTCCAGCGCGGCTATTACCTGACGGCAATGGACCTTGCGCTGCCGCGCGCCCAACTCGGCGATCCGGCGGCCCAGACGCTGGTCGCATCGATTCTCGAGCAGGGCCTCGGCGTCGCGCGCAACCCCAAGGATGCGGCTTTCTGGTACGGCCAGGCGGCGAACAATGGCGATCCGGCGGCGATGTTCAAATATGCGCTGATCCTGATGGAGGGGCGCTATGTCAAGCGTGACCGCAAGGCCGCCGACGAACTGATGAAGAAGGCCGCCGATCTCGGCAACGCGGCCGCCCAGTTCAACTATGGGCAGACGCTAGTTGCCGACGCACCCGGCCAGAAGGGCCTAAAGGCGGCGATGCCCTATTACGAGAAGGCGGCCGAACAGGGCATTGCCGATGCGCAATATGCGCTTTCGCAGATCTATCTCAATGTCGAGGGCATCGACGACGGCAAGCGGGCGCGTGCACGCGAATGGCTGGCCCGGGCGGCGCGCGCCGGCTACGACACCGCGCAGCTCGACATGGCGATCTGGCTGATCGAAGGGATCGGCGGCGACCGCAACCTGGACGAGGGCTTTGCCTGGATGAAGCGGGCAGCCGAGGGCGGCAACGTGGTTGCGCAGAACCGGCTTGCCCACCTCCTCGTCAATGCCATCGGCACGCGGCCCGATCCAATCGAGGCAGCGAAGTGGTACGTGCTGTCGCGCCGGGCGGGGCTCAAGGACGATGCGCTCGAGGATTTCTATCTCGGCCTCAACGACTCGCAGCAGAAATCGGCGCTCGCGGCCGCGAACAAGTTCCGCTCGTCCTGA
- a CDS encoding 5-(carboxyamino)imidazole ribonucleotide synthase codes for MKTIGIIGGGQLGRMLAMAAARLNFRTVILEPQPDCPAAQAANTQIVSAYDDPRGLDELARTADLITYEFENVPVAAAERLAASRPVFPPPKALEVAQDRLVEKRFINGCGIATAGFHAVDGQADLEAALADFDGSGVLKTRRLGYDGKGQRVFRSGKDNPSDAFAALGGVPLILESFVAFEREISIIAARSPDGATACFDPAENVHRNGILHTSTVPASVAASTAEAARKAATAILEALGYVGVIGVEFFVLADGSVVANEIAPRVHNSGHWTEAACVVSQFEQHIRAIAGLPLGDASRHSDCVMQNLIGDEIAELPALLGEPNVLVHLYGKAEARPGRKMGHFTRLS; via the coding sequence ATGAAGACCATTGGAATCATTGGCGGCGGCCAGCTCGGCCGCATGCTCGCCATGGCGGCTGCGCGGCTGAATTTCCGCACAGTCATTCTCGAGCCGCAGCCGGACTGTCCCGCCGCTCAGGCGGCGAACACCCAGATTGTTTCCGCCTATGACGATCCGCGAGGGCTCGACGAGCTCGCCCGGACCGCCGATCTGATCACCTACGAATTCGAGAACGTCCCCGTCGCCGCGGCCGAGCGGCTGGCGGCATCGCGGCCGGTCTTCCCGCCACCAAAGGCGCTGGAAGTCGCGCAGGACCGGCTGGTCGAGAAGCGGTTCATCAATGGCTGCGGCATTGCCACGGCCGGCTTCCACGCCGTCGACGGCCAGGCCGACCTCGAAGCGGCGCTTGCCGACTTCGATGGCTCCGGCGTTTTGAAGACCCGCCGCCTCGGCTATGACGGCAAGGGGCAGCGCGTCTTCCGCTCCGGCAAGGACAATCCTTCCGACGCCTTCGCCGCCCTCGGCGGAGTCCCGCTGATCCTCGAAAGCTTCGTGGCCTTCGAGCGGGAAATCTCGATCATCGCCGCACGCTCCCCTGACGGCGCCACCGCCTGCTTCGATCCGGCGGAAAATGTCCATCGGAACGGCATTCTCCACACCTCGACCGTGCCCGCATCGGTTGCCGCCTCGACCGCCGAGGCTGCCCGCAAGGCTGCGACCGCCATTCTCGAAGCGCTCGGCTATGTCGGCGTCATCGGTGTCGAATTCTTCGTGCTTGCCGACGGCAGCGTCGTCGCCAACGAGATCGCTCCGCGCGTCCACAATTCCGGTCACTGGACGGAAGCCGCCTGCGTCGTTTCGCAGTTCGAGCAGCATATCCGCGCGATTGCCGGCCTGCCGCTCGGCGACGCCTCGCGTCACTCGGACTGCGTGATGCAGAACCTCATCGGCGACGAGATCGCCGAATTGCCCGCTCTGCTCGGCGAGCCGAACGTGCTGGTCCATCTCTACGGCAAGGCCGAGGCGCGCCCCGGCCGCAAAATGGGGCATTTCACCCGCCTCAGCTGA
- a CDS encoding ArsR/SmtB family transcription factor, whose product MTIADPFDAIADPNRRYLLEELRRAPKTVNELAEGLPISRPAVSQHLKALLDCNLVSVSTSGTRRIYAIHRPGFDRLNLWLDQFWS is encoded by the coding sequence ATGACGATCGCGGACCCATTCGATGCCATTGCGGATCCGAACCGGCGTTATCTGCTGGAGGAGCTGCGGCGCGCGCCCAAGACTGTCAATGAACTCGCCGAAGGGCTGCCGATCAGCCGGCCGGCGGTGTCGCAGCATTTGAAGGCGCTGCTCGACTGCAATCTCGTATCGGTGTCGACAAGCGGCACCAGGCGCATTTACGCCATCCACAGGCCGGGCTTCGACCGGCTCAATCTATGGCTCGACCAGTTCTGGTCCTGA
- a CDS encoding YdcH family protein, with the protein MTIEAHLATLEKKHGALEQELHEALNSPSCEDELISELKRRKLRIKDEIERLRSSTH; encoded by the coding sequence ATGACCATTGAGGCTCATCTTGCAACGCTTGAGAAAAAACATGGCGCCCTGGAACAGGAGCTGCATGAAGCGCTGAATTCTCCCTCCTGCGAGGACGAGTTGATCAGCGAACTCAAGCGGCGGAAGCTGCGCATCAAGGACGAAATCGAAAGACTCCGTTCCTCGACACACTGA
- a CDS encoding sulfite exporter TauE/SafE family protein: protein MLPDLDFYLVAVPAVLLVGLSKGGMGEALSLMGVPILSLAVSPVQAAALLLPILIAMDIVSLWIWRKHGDRKTLTMLLPGALAGIAIGWATSAYVPRDALRLIIGAITVVFVLRYVYTVWRSRSGTPILPKQHRLGPAALWGSFAGYGSFVAHAGGPPFQIYALPLKLDPREYTGTIVRFFATLNAVKLIPYFALGQLDTSNLMTSATLFPLAMVATACGAWIVRRMKPQVFYPFMYTMAFIAGSRLIWEGLTSLLSAG, encoded by the coding sequence ATGCTTCCCGATCTCGACTTCTATCTGGTCGCCGTGCCGGCGGTCCTGCTCGTTGGCCTCAGCAAGGGAGGCATGGGAGAGGCGCTATCGCTGATGGGGGTTCCGATCCTCTCGCTGGCGGTCTCGCCGGTCCAGGCAGCGGCGTTGCTCCTCCCCATTCTCATCGCAATGGACATCGTCTCTTTATGGATCTGGCGGAAGCACGGCGACCGGAAGACGCTCACCATGCTCTTGCCCGGCGCGCTGGCCGGCATCGCCATCGGCTGGGCGACGTCGGCCTACGTGCCGCGCGATGCGCTGCGGCTGATCATCGGCGCCATAACGGTCGTGTTCGTGCTGCGTTACGTCTACACCGTCTGGCGCAGCCGCAGCGGCACGCCGATCCTTCCGAAGCAGCACCGTCTGGGCCCTGCGGCGCTATGGGGAAGCTTTGCGGGGTATGGCAGCTTCGTCGCGCATGCCGGCGGGCCGCCTTTCCAGATCTACGCCCTGCCGCTGAAGCTGGACCCGCGCGAATATACCGGCACCATCGTGCGCTTCTTCGCAACGCTCAATGCGGTGAAACTCATTCCCTATTTCGCGCTCGGGCAGCTCGACACCAGCAACCTCATGACATCGGCGACCCTCTTTCCTCTGGCGATGGTCGCAACGGCCTGCGGCGCATGGATCGTGCGCCGCATGAAGCCGCAGGTGTTCTATCCCTTTATGTACACCATGGCTTTCATCGCCGGATCTAGACTTATCTGGGAGGGGCTAACCAGCCTTCTGTCCGCCGGCTGA
- a CDS encoding YdcH family protein encodes MPDQDQAELRLTIARLRQEHEDYDVAINAMIETGCDALRIQRMKKKKLAIKDKISKIEDQIIPDIIA; translated from the coding sequence ATGCCGGACCAGGACCAGGCCGAACTCAGACTGACGATAGCGCGCCTGAGGCAGGAACATGAAGATTATGACGTCGCCATCAATGCCATGATCGAAACCGGCTGCGACGCCCTGCGCATCCAGCGCATGAAGAAGAAGAAGCTGGCCATCAAGGACAAGATCAGCAAGATCGAAGATCAGATCATCCCCGACATCATTGCCTGA
- the purE gene encoding 5-(carboxyamino)imidazole ribonucleotide mutase — translation MGSQSDWETMKNAADTLEALDIAYEARIVSAHRTPDRLVRFAKGARDEGFKVIIAGAGGAAHLPGMCAAMTPLPVFGVPVQSKALSGQDSLLSIVQMPAGIPVGTLAIGRAGAVNAALLAAAVLALSDEDLADRLDDWREQQTVSVAEYPVDQA, via the coding sequence ATGGGAAGCCAGTCGGACTGGGAGACGATGAAGAATGCGGCCGACACGCTCGAGGCCCTCGATATCGCCTATGAGGCGCGCATCGTTTCCGCGCATCGGACACCCGACCGGCTGGTCCGCTTCGCCAAGGGCGCGCGCGACGAGGGCTTCAAGGTGATCATTGCCGGCGCCGGCGGGGCGGCCCATCTGCCGGGCATGTGCGCCGCGATGACGCCGCTGCCGGTCTTCGGCGTCCCGGTGCAGTCGAAGGCTCTCTCGGGCCAGGACAGCCTGCTCTCGATCGTGCAGATGCCGGCCGGCATTCCTGTCGGCACACTGGCGATCGGCAGGGCCGGGGCCGTCAACGCCGCCCTGCTCGCCGCCGCCGTCCTGGCGCTGAGCGACGAGGACCTCGCCGACCGTCTCGACGACTGGCGTGAGCAGCAGACCGTCTCGGTCGCCGAGTACCCGGTAGACCAGGCATGA